Proteins co-encoded in one Xyrauchen texanus isolate HMW12.3.18 chromosome 19, RBS_HiC_50CHRs, whole genome shotgun sequence genomic window:
- the LOC127659506 gene encoding uncharacterized protein LOC127659506 isoform X1, whose amino-acid sequence MMYSDLQTNFHLQHVPNLTKDTNSSLSSTCLRMKVTFHAKEVPVVLKCMSCTCSAGKALCNHIVALLFQSAHYCTMGFKAVPLPLSCTSSLQTWHRPRTQGIAPEATNDMVVCKPVPKSKDHARTGVKCTLYRAYGGPLPDPHILASVEKLQDKCPQPGICKLLHGLEALNFVDSKFGPVPFGSLLSYQSPPEISRDIIKHPGAPGFPQLPIEGHNFKFHIQFEPNYKQQCHLESLKVSREISAAIEAETRLQSECQLWTQVRKP is encoded by the exons ATGATGTACAGCGACTTGCAGACAAATTTTCACTTACAACACGTTCCAAACTTGACAAAGGATACAAATTCTTCATTGAGTAGTACCTGTTTGCGTATGAAG GTTACATTTCATGCTAAAGAGGTTCCTGTGGTACTGAAATGCATGTCATGTACCTGCTCTGCTGGGAAAGCACTGTGCAACCACATTGTGGCATTATTGTTTCAGAGTGCTCACTACTGTACCATGGGCTTCAAGGCAGTGCCATTGCCACTGTCATGCACCAGCTCACTGCAGACCTGGCACCGGCCTAGGACACAA GGAATTGCTCCTGAGGCAACAAATGACATGGTAGTGTGTAAACCAGTACCGAAGTCCAAGGATCATGCCCGAACTGGTGTGAAATGTACACTGTACAGAGCATATGGTG GTCCTCTTCCAGATCCTCACATCCTTGCCAGTGTTGAGAAACTGCAAGACAAATGCCCACAACCAGGCATTTGCAAATTGCTCCACGGGCTTGAGGCCCTTAATTTTGTGGACTCTAAATTTGGCCCGGTGCCATTTGGGTCTTTGCTCTCTTACCAGAGCCCTCCTGAGATAAGTAGAGACATTATTAAACACCCTGGTGCCCCTGGATTTCCTCAGTTGCCCATTGAAGGTCACAATTTTAAATTTCACATACAATTTGAGCCTAACTACAAGCAACAATGCCACTTAGAGAGCCTTAAAGTGTCAAGGGAGATCTCTGCTGCTATTGAGGCAGAAACACGACTGCAGTCAGAATGCCAGCTGTGGACCCAGGTACGCAAACCCTGA
- the LOC127659506 gene encoding uncharacterized protein LOC127659506 isoform X2: MMYSDLQTNFHLQHVPNLTKDTNSSLSSTCLRMKVTFHAKEVPVVLKCMSCTCSAGKALCNHIVALLFQSAHYCTMGFKAVPLPLSCTSSLQTWHRPRTQGIAPEATNDMVVCKPVPKSKDHARTGPLPDPHILASVEKLQDKCPQPGICKLLHGLEALNFVDSKFGPVPFGSLLSYQSPPEISRDIIKHPGAPGFPQLPIEGHNFKFHIQFEPNYKQQCHLESLKVSREISAAIEAETRLQSECQLWTQVRKP; this comes from the exons ATGATGTACAGCGACTTGCAGACAAATTTTCACTTACAACACGTTCCAAACTTGACAAAGGATACAAATTCTTCATTGAGTAGTACCTGTTTGCGTATGAAG GTTACATTTCATGCTAAAGAGGTTCCTGTGGTACTGAAATGCATGTCATGTACCTGCTCTGCTGGGAAAGCACTGTGCAACCACATTGTGGCATTATTGTTTCAGAGTGCTCACTACTGTACCATGGGCTTCAAGGCAGTGCCATTGCCACTGTCATGCACCAGCTCACTGCAGACCTGGCACCGGCCTAGGACACAA GGAATTGCTCCTGAGGCAACAAATGACATGGTAGTGTGTAAACCAGTACCGAAGTCCAAGGATCATGCCCGAACTG GTCCTCTTCCAGATCCTCACATCCTTGCCAGTGTTGAGAAACTGCAAGACAAATGCCCACAACCAGGCATTTGCAAATTGCTCCACGGGCTTGAGGCCCTTAATTTTGTGGACTCTAAATTTGGCCCGGTGCCATTTGGGTCTTTGCTCTCTTACCAGAGCCCTCCTGAGATAAGTAGAGACATTATTAAACACCCTGGTGCCCCTGGATTTCCTCAGTTGCCCATTGAAGGTCACAATTTTAAATTTCACATACAATTTGAGCCTAACTACAAGCAACAATGCCACTTAGAGAGCCTTAAAGTGTCAAGGGAGATCTCTGCTGCTATTGAGGCAGAAACACGACTGCAGTCAGAATGCCAGCTGTGGACCCAGGTACGCAAACCCTGA